Proteins from one Microtus pennsylvanicus isolate mMicPen1 chromosome 7, mMicPen1.hap1, whole genome shotgun sequence genomic window:
- the Sowahc gene encoding ankyrin repeat domain-containing protein SOWAHC: MEPSSEAIVRFLTERGGRARHSELVQHFRDALGGPREQRTRAREHFKDLVNAVATVRTDPADGTKYVHLKKRFCAGGSPPLEASLPRDPPRIEVTEEPEVPDFPAEPCEGSQLQVGADPQLSLGPGGELSDQELPIPAQSGAPSKDLPQEVQAVSWASVPGPGENLKLPAHGGEEAEGGSSLSGPNTPRSARQNFRDLLMGSSPQLKRSVCPGDGNSVGGRSRGGGDSDSASLASSSAEEESSGGGSVTLDPLEHAWMLSASEGKWDSLEGLLTCEPGLLSKRDFITGFTCLHWAAKHGRQELLAMLVNFASKHQLPVNINARSSGGYTALHLAAMHGHVEVVKLLVGAYDADVDIRDYSGRKASQYLSESIAEEIKNLVGVMDEDDGDSTTGRGSGRWRLSKVLPSHLITYKLSQGVEDGTEHHHHHHHHHHVAEAGSKAKDSGRKALGSSSGRLKPRLNKIRFRTQIIHTTPSFKDTEQPLEEGEEEEEERSLKGHSSSFKLRPKSNVFG, from the coding sequence ATGGAGCCGAGCTCTGAGGCGATCGTGCGCTTTCTCACCGAGCGCGGGGGCCGGGCCCGACACTCAGAATTGGTGCAACACTTCAGGGACGCCCTGGGCGGCCCCCGGGAGCAGCGCACCCGCGCCCGCGAACACTTCAAGGATCTGGTCAACGCGGTGGCCACCGTGCGCACCGATCCCGCGGATGGGACCAAATACGTGCATCTCAAGAAGAGGTTCTGTGCAGGGGGGTCCCCTCCGCTTGAGGCCTCACTCCCCCGTGATCCACCGCGTATCGAGGTGACTGAAGAGCCTGAAGTCCCGGACTTTCCAGCCGAGCCATGCGAGGGCAGCCAGCTCCAAGTGGGGGCAGATCCACAGTTGTCTCTCGGCCCGGGAGGCGAACTCAGCGACCAGGAGCTTCCGATCCCTGCTCAAAGTGGGGCCCCGTCTAAGGACTTGCCACAGGAGGTCCAGGCCGTGTCCTGGGCGTCAGTCCCCGGGCCTGGCGAGAACCTGAAACTCCCTGCACACGGCGGTGAGGAAGCTGAAGGGGGCAGTTCCCTTAGTGGGCCAAATACACCGAGGTCGGCCCGTCAGAACTTTCGGGACCTGTTGATGGGCAGCTCCCCTCAACTCAAGAGGAGCGTGTGTCCCGGGGACGGTAACTCCGTAGGAGGTCGCAGCAGAGGAGGGGGCGACTCCGATAGCGCATCCTTGGCTTCGTCATCCGCCGAAGAGGAGAGCAGCGGTGGGGGCTCGGTGacgctggatcctctggagcacGCCTGGATGCTCTCGGCTTCGGAGGGCAAGTGGGACAGCCTAGAAGGGCTGCTCACTTGTGAGCCTGGCCTGCTGTCGAAGCGAGACTTCATCACCGGTTTCACCTGTCTCCACTGGGCCGCCAAGCACGGCAGGCAGGAGCTCCTGGCCATGTTGGTCAACTTTGCCAGCAAACACCAGCTGCCAGTGAACATCAATGCCAGGTCGAGCGGAGGCTACACGGCCCTGCATTTGGCAGCCATGCACGGGCACGTAGAGGTGGTGAAGTTACTCGTGGGGGCCTACGACGCAGATGTGGACATCAGGGACTACAGCGGGAGAAAGGCCTCTCAGTACCTGAGTGAGAGCATCGCAGAGGAGATCAAGAACCTGGTAGGTGTCATGGACGAAGATGATGGGGACAGTACCACCGGCCGCGGGAGTGGGCGCTGGAGACTTTCAAAGGTGCTCCCGTCACACCTCATCACTTACAAACTCTCCCAGGGCGTGGAAGATGGCACcgaacatcaccaccatcaccaccaccaccaccacgtcGCCGAGGCCGGGAGCAAGGCGAAAGATTCAGGTCGCAAAGCCTTGGGCAGCTCCAGCGGACGGTTAAAACCACGGCTCAACAAAATCCGATTCCGAACCCAGATCATTCACACCACTCCCTCATTCAAGGACACCGAGCAACCACTGGAGGAGGgcgaagaggaggaagaggaaaggtccCTTAAGGGCCACTCATCTTCCTTCAAACTGAGACCGAAGTCCAATGTATTTgggtaa